One Myxococcus guangdongensis DNA segment encodes these proteins:
- a CDS encoding YihY/virulence factor BrkB family protein: protein MVLPGKGMGWLEFFKLLKDEWKRDDVGDVAGALTFRAILALFPFLLFLVSLAGVIIDPNQAQVLIHELGKVAPKEVTSILSQRIESLASSNPVGLLTVGGVGAIWAASGGIVALINALNTAYGVEETRPVWKLRLIAVSTTLIAAVVAIVAALAAVATPALASKLPGPASTVALWLRLPVAGLLMMFLWAVLYYFLPNAKQKFRFITPGSVVGVLIWVGASWAFSKYVANFGKYDVNYGAIGGVIVLLLWMWLSSQVVLLGAEINAILEQRSPEGKAPGQHVPGQGKALTATKTELEEGGVGLPGSRDFRPQVDPTTGQPVANAPPRLGQTPLAAAAKWAAGLGLGVFFLRKTSR, encoded by the coding sequence ATGGTCTTGCCGGGCAAGGGCATGGGGTGGCTGGAGTTCTTCAAGCTCCTGAAGGACGAATGGAAACGCGATGACGTGGGGGACGTCGCCGGTGCGTTGACGTTCCGCGCCATCCTCGCGCTGTTCCCGTTCCTCCTGTTCCTGGTGTCCCTGGCGGGCGTCATCATCGACCCCAACCAGGCGCAGGTGCTCATCCACGAGCTGGGCAAGGTGGCGCCCAAGGAAGTCACCTCCATCCTGAGCCAGCGCATCGAATCGCTCGCCAGCAGCAACCCCGTGGGCCTGCTGACGGTGGGCGGCGTGGGCGCCATCTGGGCGGCGTCCGGTGGCATCGTCGCGTTGATCAACGCGCTCAACACCGCCTACGGCGTCGAGGAGACGCGGCCGGTGTGGAAGCTGCGGCTCATCGCGGTCTCCACCACGCTGATTGCCGCGGTGGTCGCCATCGTCGCGGCCCTGGCGGCCGTGGCCACGCCCGCGCTGGCCAGCAAGCTGCCCGGTCCCGCGTCCACGGTGGCGCTGTGGCTGCGCCTGCCCGTGGCGGGCCTGCTGATGATGTTCCTGTGGGCGGTGCTCTATTACTTCCTGCCCAACGCGAAGCAGAAGTTCCGGTTCATCACCCCGGGCTCCGTGGTGGGCGTGCTCATCTGGGTGGGCGCGTCCTGGGCCTTCTCGAAGTACGTGGCCAACTTCGGCAAGTACGACGTGAACTACGGCGCCATCGGCGGCGTCATCGTGCTCCTGCTGTGGATGTGGCTGTCCTCGCAGGTGGTGCTGCTGGGCGCCGAAATCAACGCCATCCTCGAGCAGCGCTCTCCGGAGGGGAAGGCGCCGGGCCAGCACGTGCCGGGGCAGGGCAAGGCCCTGACGGCCACCAAGACGGAGCTGGAGGAGGGCGGCGTGGGCCTGCCCGGCTCGCGTGACTTCCGACCCCAGGTGGACCCGACCACGGGCCAGCCGGTCGCGAACGCGCCTCCGAGGCTCGGGCAGACGCCCCTGGCCGCCGCCGCCAAGTGGGCCGCGGGCCTGGGCCTGGGCGTCTTCTTCCTGCGCAAGACGTCTCGCTGA
- a CDS encoding RrF2 family transcriptional regulator — protein MNSRFTMAAHIVAMLAKCSAKAEGPLTSEVMARSIQTNPVVVRRLLGDLARSGLIETKRGARGGVTLARKPEAITLRDIYESVEEGELFGRHPVGPAPDCTIGPCVAEYLEGVFGRAEAALKKSLEGTTVAQMSEDLEARFRALNPSFEKSG, from the coding sequence GTGAACAGCCGATTCACCATGGCGGCGCACATCGTCGCGATGCTCGCGAAGTGCTCGGCGAAAGCGGAGGGTCCGCTCACGTCCGAGGTCATGGCGCGCAGCATCCAGACGAACCCCGTCGTGGTGCGGCGGCTGCTGGGCGACCTGGCGCGCTCGGGGCTCATCGAGACGAAGCGCGGCGCCCGGGGCGGCGTGACGCTGGCCCGCAAGCCGGAGGCCATCACCCTGCGCGACATCTACGAGTCCGTGGAGGAGGGCGAGCTGTTCGGCCGCCACCCCGTGGGGCCCGCGCCGGACTGCACCATCGGCCCGTGCGTGGCCGAGTACCTGGAGGGCGTCTTCGGCCGCGCGGAGGCCGCGCTGAAGAAGAGCCTGGAGGGCACCACCGTCGCGCAGATGTCCGAGGACCTGGAGGCCCGCTTCCGCGCGCTCAATCCCTCCTTCGAGAAGTCCGGCTGA
- a CDS encoding LysR family transcriptional regulator: protein MNLNHLTVFLAVSQTRGYTQAAKRLGVDKGHVSRVVRALEAELGVVLLTRTTRAVALTLAGEQLLARIAEPLAALESATASLEDQPVTPSGLVTVTTTPDLGRTVVAPLVAAFRARYPLVRVRLVLESSVVALAATRSDLALRVGTLRPGPFKARKLGTLEAGFFASPRYLASRGSMKSVSELARHDGLWPSTQPGRKSFAAKKDSPPAAVECEDFGALLELARNAGGVALLPTFLAARDVAQGTLVRVLSDLTFPSTPLSLVTLPERPLAPRVVAMRDFLIEHVPTALAMKPG from the coding sequence ATGAACCTCAACCATCTGACGGTCTTCCTCGCGGTGTCGCAGACGCGCGGCTACACCCAGGCCGCGAAGCGGCTCGGCGTGGACAAGGGACACGTGAGCCGGGTGGTCCGCGCGCTCGAGGCGGAGCTGGGCGTCGTACTCCTCACCCGGACCACGCGCGCCGTGGCACTGACCCTCGCCGGGGAGCAACTCCTCGCGCGCATCGCCGAGCCCCTCGCCGCGCTCGAATCCGCCACGGCCTCGCTCGAGGACCAGCCCGTGACACCCTCGGGACTGGTGACGGTGACGACGACGCCAGACCTGGGCCGCACCGTGGTGGCGCCCCTGGTGGCGGCCTTCCGCGCGCGCTACCCGTTGGTCCGGGTGCGGCTCGTCCTGGAGTCCTCCGTGGTGGCGCTCGCGGCGACGCGCTCGGACCTGGCCCTGCGAGTGGGCACGCTGCGCCCCGGGCCGTTCAAGGCGCGCAAGCTGGGCACCCTGGAGGCGGGCTTCTTCGCCTCGCCCCGCTACCTCGCGTCACGCGGGAGCATGAAGTCGGTGAGCGAGCTGGCCCGACATGACGGCCTGTGGCCCTCGACCCAACCGGGGCGCAAGAGCTTCGCCGCGAAGAAGGACTCGCCCCCTGCAGCAGTCGAGTGCGAGGACTTCGGCGCCCTGCTGGAGCTGGCCCGGAACGCGGGCGGCGTGGCGCTGCTGCCCACGTTCCTCGCCGCGCGCGACGTGGCGCAGGGAACACTCGTTCGGGTGCTGTCGGACCTCACCTTCCCCAGCACCCCACTCTCCCTCGTCACCCTCCCCGAGCGCCCCCTCGCGCCCCGCGTCGTGGCGATGCGAGACTTCCTCATCGAACACGTTCCGACGGCGCTCGCGATGAAGCCCGGTTAG
- a CDS encoding VOC family protein: MAMAGSRKLFVNLPVKDLKRTNAFFTKLGFAFDPRFCDDHATCMVISDEAFVMLLTEARFQDFSKKALCDTRTTAEGIFALSASSREDVDRMVRTAVASGGSTAGEPQDHGFMYGWSFFDPDGHHWEVIHMDLGALPH; encoded by the coding sequence ATGGCCATGGCCGGCTCCCGCAAGCTCTTCGTCAACCTGCCCGTGAAGGACTTGAAGCGCACGAACGCGTTCTTCACGAAGCTGGGCTTCGCGTTCGACCCGCGCTTCTGTGATGACCACGCGACGTGCATGGTCATCAGCGACGAGGCCTTCGTGATGCTGCTCACCGAGGCGCGCTTCCAGGACTTCAGCAAGAAGGCCCTGTGCGACACGCGCACCACCGCCGAGGGCATCTTCGCGCTGTCGGCCTCCAGCCGTGAGGACGTGGACCGGATGGTGAGGACCGCGGTGGCGTCCGGCGGTTCAACGGCGGGGGAGCCCCAGGACCACGGCTTCATGTACGGCTGGAGCTTCTTCGACCCGGATGGCCATCACTGGGAGGTCATCCACATGGACCTGGGCGCCCTGCCGCACTGA
- a CDS encoding sigma-70 family RNA polymerase sigma factor, with translation MAEGPSPAPQAALLAMEEHRTALTGHCYRMLGSVAEAEDAVQETFVRALRHLEHFEGRSSARTWLYRIATHRCIDVLQERTHRVRPMELGPPGPLDAPLGERPGEEWLEPVPDALVVPSHATPVELVMMRQSIRLAFVAALQHLPPRQRAALLLTDVLDWSAAEVADALELTVPAVNSALQRARATLATKDVSAPKQPLSEKQATLVDRYVDAFERYDMTALTALLHQEVNMSMPPLSLWVHGPQQVALWMEGRGAACRGSRLVPVSANGAPAFGQYKPGGPDGTLTPWALNVLEIEGERIVGLNYFLDVKTLFPRFGLPPFLPAR, from the coding sequence ATGGCTGAAGGCCCTTCCCCCGCACCGCAGGCCGCGCTCCTCGCGATGGAGGAGCACCGCACCGCGCTCACCGGACACTGCTATCGGATGCTCGGCTCCGTCGCCGAGGCCGAGGACGCCGTCCAGGAGACCTTCGTGCGCGCGCTGCGCCACCTGGAGCACTTCGAGGGACGCTCCAGCGCGCGCACGTGGCTGTACCGCATCGCCACCCACCGCTGCATCGACGTGCTCCAGGAGCGCACCCACCGCGTGCGTCCCATGGAGCTGGGGCCGCCGGGGCCGCTGGACGCGCCCCTGGGCGAGCGGCCCGGGGAGGAGTGGCTGGAGCCCGTGCCAGACGCGCTCGTGGTGCCGAGCCACGCCACGCCCGTGGAGCTGGTGATGATGCGCCAGAGCATCCGGCTCGCCTTCGTCGCCGCGCTCCAGCACCTGCCGCCCCGTCAGCGCGCGGCGCTGCTGCTCACGGACGTGCTGGACTGGTCCGCCGCCGAGGTCGCCGACGCGCTGGAGCTGACGGTGCCCGCCGTCAACAGCGCCCTGCAGCGGGCCCGCGCCACGCTGGCCACGAAGGACGTGAGCGCGCCCAAGCAGCCGCTGTCGGAGAAGCAGGCCACGCTGGTGGACCGGTACGTGGACGCGTTCGAGCGCTACGACATGACCGCGCTCACCGCCCTGCTCCACCAGGAGGTCAACATGTCCATGCCTCCGCTGTCGCTCTGGGTCCACGGGCCCCAGCAGGTGGCCCTGTGGATGGAGGGACGGGGCGCGGCGTGCCGGGGCTCACGGCTGGTGCCCGTGTCGGCCAACGGTGCCCCCGCGTTCGGCCAGTACAAGCCGGGCGGTCCGGACGGGACGCTCACCCCGTGGGCGCTCAACGTGCTCGAAATCGAGGGGGAGCGCATCGTCGGGCTCAACTACTTCCTCGACGTGAAGACGCTCTTCCCCCGCTTCGGGCTGCCCCCCTTCCTGCCCGCGCGCTGA
- a CDS encoding ABC-F family ATP-binding cassette domain-containing protein, with protein sequence MFNVINVSKAYGPKKLFEEVNVTFSPGRRYGLTGPNGAGKSTFMKILAGDEEADMGNVIRPRKLGILRQDHFRYEENRVLDVVLMGNKPLWEAMSEKNQLLAKSDITDEDGNRLGELEGVIAEEDGYSAESDAATLLAGLGIEESFHEGAMRQLTGGLKLRVLLAQALFGKPEGLLLDEPTNNLDIDSIRWLENFLHEYEGVLITISHDRHFLNSICTHIADIDYEAIIQYTGGYDDMVRQKSQLRTRVESETAEKKKKIAQLQDFVARFHAGTRASQVQSRIKQIDKLKTEDLKRSNIARPFIRFDQKVVSGKQTLMAEGISKSFDGQTVIRPFNALVCKGERVCVIGRNGVGKSTLVRMLAGQLEPDTGKIGWGHQATVGYLPQDHHGVVRKGTTCFGWLRDLHDKLTNEEISGVLGRMLFSGEERMKNTDTLSGGETVRLLLSKLMIMQDNVLVLDEPTNHLDLESISALAEGLQKYEGTVIVVTHDQELISEVATRIWSLEAGREVLDFNGPYSEFREKHADVAAQRR encoded by the coding sequence ATGTTCAACGTCATCAACGTCTCCAAGGCCTACGGGCCCAAGAAGCTGTTCGAGGAGGTCAACGTGACCTTCTCCCCGGGCCGTCGCTACGGCCTGACCGGTCCCAACGGGGCGGGCAAGTCCACGTTCATGAAGATCCTCGCCGGAGACGAGGAAGCGGACATGGGCAACGTCATCCGCCCGCGCAAGCTGGGCATCCTGCGCCAGGACCACTTCCGCTACGAGGAGAACCGCGTCCTCGATGTCGTCCTCATGGGCAACAAGCCCCTGTGGGAGGCCATGTCGGAGAAGAACCAGCTGCTGGCCAAGTCCGACATCACCGACGAGGACGGCAACCGGCTGGGTGAGCTGGAGGGCGTCATCGCCGAGGAGGATGGCTACTCGGCGGAGAGCGACGCGGCCACGCTGCTGGCGGGCCTGGGCATCGAGGAGTCGTTCCACGAGGGCGCGATGCGCCAGCTGACGGGCGGCCTGAAGCTGCGCGTGCTGCTCGCCCAGGCGCTGTTCGGCAAGCCCGAGGGGCTGCTGCTCGACGAGCCCACGAACAACCTCGATATCGACTCCATCCGCTGGCTGGAGAACTTCCTGCACGAGTACGAGGGCGTGCTCATCACCATCAGCCACGACCGGCACTTCCTCAACTCCATCTGCACGCACATCGCGGACATCGATTACGAGGCCATCATCCAGTACACGGGTGGCTACGACGACATGGTGCGCCAGAAGTCCCAGCTGCGCACGCGCGTGGAGTCGGAGACGGCGGAGAAGAAGAAGAAGATCGCCCAGCTGCAGGACTTCGTCGCGCGCTTCCACGCCGGCACCCGCGCCTCGCAGGTGCAGAGCCGCATCAAGCAGATCGACAAGCTGAAGACGGAGGACCTGAAGCGCTCCAACATCGCGCGTCCGTTCATCCGCTTCGACCAGAAGGTCGTCAGCGGCAAGCAGACGCTCATGGCGGAGGGCATCAGCAAGTCCTTCGACGGCCAGACCGTCATCCGTCCCTTCAACGCGCTGGTGTGCAAGGGCGAGCGCGTCTGCGTCATCGGCCGCAACGGCGTGGGCAAGTCCACCCTGGTGCGCATGCTCGCCGGCCAGCTGGAGCCGGACACGGGGAAGATCGGCTGGGGCCACCAGGCCACCGTCGGCTACCTGCCGCAGGACCACCACGGCGTCGTGCGCAAGGGCACCACCTGCTTCGGCTGGCTGCGTGACTTGCACGACAAGCTCACCAACGAGGAGATCTCCGGCGTGCTGGGCCGCATGCTCTTCTCCGGTGAGGAGCGCATGAAGAACACGGACACCCTCTCCGGTGGTGAGACGGTGCGCCTGTTGCTCTCCAAGCTGATGATCATGCAGGACAACGTCCTGGTGCTCGACGAGCCCACCAACCACCTGGACCTGGAGTCCATCTCCGCGCTCGCCGAGGGCCTGCAGAAGTACGAGGGCACCGTCATCGTCGTGACGCACGACCAGGAGCTCATCTCCGAGGTGGCCACGCGCATCTGGTCGCTCGAGGCCGGCCGGGAGGTGCTCGACTTCAACGGCCCCTACTCGGAGTTCCGCGAGAAGCACGCGGACGTCGCGGCCCAGCGCCGCTGA
- the rfbC gene encoding dTDP-4-dehydrorhamnose 3,5-epimerase — protein sequence MKVLPQEIPELLLLEPKVFGDDRGFFMELFHAKRYADAGIPGPFVQDNYSRSGKGTLRGLHFQEPQGQGKLVQVLAGAVYDVAVDVRRGSPTFGRWVGVELSAENRRQLWIPPGFAHGFCVTSTTADFHYKCTTQYAPEVERCIAWDDPDLAIPWPVTEPLMSPKDLRAPRLKDAQVLPSL from the coding sequence GTGAAGGTCCTCCCCCAGGAGATTCCAGAGCTGCTGTTGCTCGAGCCCAAGGTCTTCGGTGACGACCGGGGCTTCTTCATGGAGCTGTTCCACGCGAAGCGCTACGCGGACGCCGGCATCCCCGGGCCCTTCGTGCAGGACAACTACTCGCGCTCGGGGAAGGGCACCCTTCGCGGGCTGCACTTCCAGGAGCCGCAGGGGCAGGGGAAGCTGGTGCAGGTGCTCGCGGGCGCCGTGTACGACGTGGCCGTGGACGTGCGGCGCGGCTCGCCGACGTTCGGCCGGTGGGTGGGCGTGGAGCTGTCCGCGGAGAACCGCCGGCAGCTCTGGATTCCGCCGGGCTTCGCGCACGGCTTCTGCGTGACGAGTACCACCGCGGACTTCCATTACAAGTGCACCACGCAGTACGCGCCCGAGGTCGAGCGCTGCATCGCGTGGGATGACCCGGACCTCGCCATCCCCTGGCCGGTGACGGAGCCGCTCATGTCTCCGAAGGACCTGCGCGCCCCCCGGCTCAAGGACGCGCAGGTGCTGCCGTCGCTGTAA
- a CDS encoding ArsR/SmtB family transcription factor, whose protein sequence is MSRAERDDLIFKALADSRRRAMLDLLKEAPRTTGDLCERFEGSLDRCTVMQHLKVLERAGLVIAVKEGRTRWNYLDVTPFQEIHERWISPYAREAVGLLSKLKRGVEDD, encoded by the coding sequence ATGTCGAGGGCGGAGCGGGATGACCTCATCTTCAAGGCGCTGGCGGACTCGCGGAGGCGGGCGATGCTGGACTTGTTGAAGGAGGCGCCGCGGACGACGGGGGACCTGTGCGAGCGGTTCGAGGGCTCGCTGGACCGGTGCACGGTGATGCAGCACCTGAAGGTGCTGGAGCGCGCGGGGCTGGTCATCGCGGTGAAGGAAGGGCGCACGCGTTGGAACTACCTCGACGTCACGCCCTTCCAGGAGATCCACGAGCGGTGGATCTCCCCCTATGCACGGGAGGCCGTGGGCCTCCTGTCGAAGCTGAAGCGGGGCGTGGAAGACGACTGA
- a CDS encoding AAC(3) family N-acetyltransferase produces the protein MSNEVSQQQMVEQLRALGVREAGVLLVHTSFRAVRPVEGGPLGLVAALRAAVGPRGTLVMPTMTDGESVFDPRSTPTTDMGITAELFWRQPGVVRSTHPGGSFAAAGPHAVRICRPQPLSPPHGPDSPVGQVHALGGQVLLLGVTHSEDTTLHLAEALAEVPYSISHPCVVEVDGAVRTVDIAETDHCCTGFRRADTWLRPRGLQREGKVGHADARLADARDIVAVALEQLAVDPLVFLCGPDSGCEECTLARDSVAR, from the coding sequence ATGTCCAACGAGGTCAGCCAGCAACAGATGGTGGAGCAGCTTCGCGCGCTCGGCGTTCGCGAGGCGGGCGTGCTCCTGGTCCACACGTCGTTCCGGGCCGTGCGTCCCGTCGAAGGCGGGCCCCTCGGACTGGTGGCCGCCCTGCGCGCGGCCGTAGGTCCTCGTGGGACGTTGGTGATGCCGACGATGACGGATGGCGAGTCCGTCTTCGACCCGCGCTCCACGCCCACCACGGACATGGGCATCACCGCGGAGCTGTTCTGGCGCCAACCGGGCGTGGTCCGCAGCACCCATCCAGGCGGCTCGTTCGCCGCGGCCGGTCCCCACGCGGTGCGAATCTGCCGTCCTCAGCCGCTCTCTCCGCCACACGGCCCCGACAGTCCCGTGGGCCAGGTGCATGCCCTCGGAGGCCAGGTCCTCCTGCTCGGCGTGACACACAGCGAGGACACCACGCTGCACCTCGCGGAGGCGCTCGCGGAGGTGCCCTACTCCATCTCCCATCCCTGCGTCGTCGAGGTCGACGGCGCCGTCCGCACGGTGGATATCGCCGAGACCGACCACTGCTGCACCGGCTTCCGTCGCGCCGACACCTGGCTCCGTCCCCGAGGACTCCAGCGTGAAGGCAAGGTGGGCCACGCCGACGCGCGACTGGCGGACGCGCGGGACATCGTCGCCGTCGCGCTGGAGCAGCTCGCCGTGGACCCGCTCGTCTTCCTCTGCGGGCCAGACTCGGGCTGCGAGGAGTGCACGCTGGCCCGTGACAGCGTCGCGCGCTGA
- the tgt gene encoding tRNA guanosine(34) transglycosylase Tgt: MAVRFELVTTDPTGARAGILHTRRGSFLTPMFMPVATHAAFRHLAMEEVKETGASILLANTYHLMLRPGAEVFKRFGGIHPFMQWDGGVLTDSGGFQIFSLPEDRLITEKGAHFRSFYDNSRQLLSPESSIAMQQAINSEIMMVLDVCIDSRTDEAGTREAMERTHRWAVRSLAAKNQVDTGQAMFGIVQGGVFPHLRDESAAFLTQLPFDGFAIGGLAVGETKAERETMTLRTTASLPADKPRYLMGVGTPTDLIEAVLRGVDMFDCIIPTKMAQQGYAYTFQGLVRITRTVYRLADEPLDAECDCYVCKRYTRGYLHHLMRGKHHLGSRFLSVHNVRHYQKLMGRIRAGILSGTYDQVARELKAAIATPKDLKEEASSGQVTLKEVG; the protein is encoded by the coding sequence ATGGCCGTCCGTTTCGAGCTCGTCACCACCGACCCCACCGGCGCCCGCGCCGGCATCCTCCACACCCGGCGCGGCAGCTTCCTCACGCCCATGTTCATGCCGGTGGCCACCCATGCCGCCTTCCGGCACCTGGCCATGGAAGAGGTGAAGGAGACCGGGGCCAGCATCCTCCTGGCCAACACCTACCACCTGATGCTCCGGCCCGGCGCCGAGGTCTTCAAGCGCTTCGGTGGCATCCATCCCTTCATGCAGTGGGATGGCGGCGTGCTGACGGACTCGGGTGGGTTTCAAATCTTCTCCCTGCCGGAGGACCGGCTCATCACGGAGAAGGGCGCGCACTTCCGGAGCTTCTACGACAACAGCCGGCAGCTCTTGAGCCCCGAGTCCAGCATCGCGATGCAGCAGGCCATCAACTCCGAAATCATGATGGTGCTGGACGTGTGCATCGACTCGCGCACGGACGAGGCGGGCACGCGCGAGGCGATGGAGCGCACCCACCGGTGGGCGGTGCGCAGCCTCGCGGCGAAGAACCAGGTGGACACCGGACAGGCGATGTTCGGCATCGTCCAGGGCGGCGTGTTCCCGCACCTGCGCGACGAGAGCGCGGCCTTCCTGACGCAGCTGCCGTTCGACGGGTTCGCCATCGGCGGGCTGGCGGTGGGCGAGACGAAGGCGGAGCGCGAGACGATGACGTTGCGCACCACCGCGTCGCTGCCCGCGGACAAGCCGCGTTACCTGATGGGCGTGGGCACGCCGACGGACCTCATCGAGGCGGTGCTGCGCGGCGTGGACATGTTCGACTGCATCATCCCCACGAAGATGGCGCAGCAGGGCTACGCGTACACGTTCCAGGGCCTGGTGCGCATCACCCGCACGGTGTACCGGCTGGCCGACGAGCCGCTGGACGCCGAGTGTGATTGCTACGTGTGCAAGCGCTACACGCGCGGGTACCTGCACCACCTGATGCGCGGCAAGCACCACCTGGGCTCGCGCTTCCTGTCGGTGCACAACGTGCGGCACTACCAGAAGCTGATGGGGCGCATCCGCGCGGGCATCCTCTCCGGCACCTATGACCAGGTGGCGCGCGAGCTGAAGGCGGCCATCGCCACGCCGAAGGACTTGAAGGAAGAGGCCTCTTCGGGACA
- a CDS encoding SRPBCC domain-containing protein: MEPRFQVQLKVQKPVAEVFDAVVDPRKLSGYFVQAASGPLVAGTTVKWRFAEVPGEHDVIVREVEKDARLVFEWEAGPGGYQIRVEMRFSSIDAGNTMVQIRESGWKDSKADIQASYGNCGGWMHMMSCLKAYLEYGINLRAGGAM; the protein is encoded by the coding sequence ATGGAGCCCAGGTTCCAGGTGCAGCTGAAGGTCCAGAAGCCGGTGGCGGAGGTGTTCGACGCGGTGGTGGACCCGCGCAAGCTCAGCGGCTACTTCGTCCAGGCGGCGAGCGGTCCGCTGGTGGCGGGCACCACGGTGAAGTGGCGCTTCGCGGAGGTGCCGGGCGAGCACGACGTCATCGTCCGCGAGGTGGAGAAGGACGCCCGGCTCGTCTTCGAGTGGGAGGCGGGCCCCGGCGGCTATCAGATCCGGGTGGAGATGCGCTTCTCGTCCATCGACGCCGGCAACACGATGGTCCAGATTCGCGAGTCGGGCTGGAAGGACTCGAAGGCGGACATCCAGGCGTCCTACGGCAACTGTGGCGGCTGGATGCACATGATGTCGTGCCTCAAGGCCTACCTCGAGTACGGCATCAACCTGCGCGCCGGCGGAGCGATGTGA
- a CDS encoding LLM class flavin-dependent oxidoreductase — MIPFSVLDLSPIRQGSDAADALRSTLDLARHVERWGYQRFWLAEHHNMTGIASAATAVVIGHVAQGTSSIRVGAGGIMLPNHSPLVIAEQFGTLETLYPGRIDLGLGRAPGTDQRTAAALRRSRVDTSDAFPQDVAELQAYFQDAEPQQAVRAVPGMGLKVPLWILGSSLFGAQLAAVMGLPYAFASHFAPQQLLSALRVYRANFRPSAVLDKPHAMVGLNVFAADTEPEAQKLFTSLLQAFINLRRGRPGQLPPPVDSMDGRITEYELAEVESMLACSIVGNPQQVEEGLRSFIAEVQPDELMVTAQIFDHTARLRSYELLAQARTRLSLESGTEASAG; from the coding sequence ATGATTCCCTTCTCCGTTCTAGACCTCTCCCCCATCCGCCAGGGCAGTGACGCGGCGGACGCCCTTCGCTCCACGCTGGACCTGGCCCGGCACGTGGAACGCTGGGGCTACCAGCGCTTCTGGCTGGCCGAGCACCACAACATGACCGGCATCGCCAGCGCGGCCACCGCCGTCGTCATCGGCCATGTCGCGCAGGGCACCTCGAGCATCCGCGTGGGCGCCGGCGGCATCATGCTGCCCAACCACTCGCCCCTGGTCATCGCCGAGCAGTTCGGCACCCTCGAAACCCTGTACCCCGGCCGCATCGACCTGGGCCTGGGCCGCGCCCCGGGCACCGACCAGCGCACCGCCGCCGCCCTGCGCCGCAGCCGCGTGGACACCTCCGACGCCTTCCCCCAGGACGTCGCCGAGCTCCAGGCCTACTTCCAGGACGCCGAACCCCAACAGGCCGTGCGCGCCGTGCCGGGCATGGGCCTCAAGGTGCCCCTGTGGATCCTCGGCTCCAGCCTCTTCGGCGCGCAGCTCGCCGCCGTCATGGGCCTGCCCTACGCGTTCGCCTCGCACTTCGCGCCCCAGCAGCTGTTGTCCGCCCTGCGCGTGTACCGAGCCAACTTCCGCCCCTCCGCGGTGCTCGACAAGCCCCACGCCATGGTCGGCCTCAACGTCTTCGCGGCCGACACGGAGCCGGAGGCACAGAAGCTGTTCACGTCGCTCCTCCAGGCCTTCATCAACCTGCGTCGCGGACGCCCGGGCCAGCTGCCTCCGCCCGTGGACAGCATGGATGGACGCATCACCGAGTATGAGCTGGCGGAGGTGGAGTCCATGCTGGCCTGCTCCATTGTCGGCAATCCGCAGCAGGTGGAGGAGGGGCTGCGCTCCTTCATCGCGGAGGTCCAACCCGACGAGCTGATGGTCACCGCCCAGATTTTCGACCACACCGCACGGCTGCGCTCCTACGAGCTGCTCGCTCAAGCCCGCACCCGCCTCTCCCTCGAATCGGGGACCGAAGCCTCCGCGGGATGA